Sequence from the Sphingobacteriales bacterium genome:
GAAACTGAACTCATAAATCACTAATCATGAACAACTTATAATAAAAAATCACAATCAGCTAATCTATGAACATACTTGAAGTTAAAAACATCAGCAAGACTTATGGTAAAAAAAAGGTACTGAATCAAATTTCACTCGTTGTTCCGCAGGGTAAAATATATGGTTTACTTGGTCCGAACGGAGCAGGAAAAACAACGCTGATTCGCATCATCAATCAGATCATTGCCAGTGATGAGGGTGAAGTCTGGTTTAAAGGCAGTCCGATGACCAGAAACCAGGTGGAAAAACTCGGATATTTACCGGAAGAGCGGGGTTTATATACAAAAATGAAAGTCGGGGAGCATCTGATTTACATGGCCCAGCTCAGAGGAATCAAAAGCCTGAATGCACCAAAGGTTGTTAAAAACTACATGAGAGAATTCGACATTCTCGACTGGTGGAACATGAAGGTGGAGCAATTGTCGAAAGGGATGCAGCAAAAGTTGCAGTTTATCATCGCCATTATGCATTCACCTGACTTTGTTATCCTTGATGAGCCTTTTTCGGGATTTGATCCGGTAAATGCAGAATTCATCAAAAATAAGATTCTTGAGCTGAAAGAGCAAGGCGTAACTTTTATGCTCTCGACCCACCGTATGGATTCTGTCGAAGAGCTTTGCGACCATGTTACCCTGATTCATAAAGCCAATAAAGTATTGGACGGAGAAAAACACAAAATCAAATCTCAGTTTAAAACCAACAAATATGAAATCATTTACAGTCATACCAGCAGACCAGTTGAATCTGAAACACCGGTATTTCAAATCATCAGCAATGAAAAAAACGACAACCCCGACTGGATGACCCTGACAGTAAGCCTGAAACCCGGACGAACTGTCAATGAGTTGCTTCATTATCTTCTTGATAAGACAGAAATTCACGCATTCAGAGAATTGATCCCGGGCATGAATGAAATTTTTATTTCACTTGTTAAAGATGTTGAAAATGAATAAGATAGGTTATATAATAGGAAGAGAATATCTGGTCAGAGTCAGAAAAAGGACATTTTGGCTGCTCACATTTTTGTTGCCTGTTTTATACGGACTTCTGATAGGTTTTTCGGTCATGATGGGACGGAATCCCGGAATAGATGATCAGCAGGTGAATGTGTTTGACTACAGTGGTATCTTCAACGGGAAACTGAAAGATTCTGAGAACCTTCACTTCCTTTATCAAAAAACAGGAGAAGAAAAAACATTTATTGAATTACTGAAAAAATCTGAGAATCAACATGTTTTGGTTATTCCGGAATTCAATATTCAGGAAAATGTAAAAGTTGAATTGTATTCTGCAAAACTGGCGGCCACTTTTATTTCTGAAAAGGTAAAAGCTGAAATCCGCCAGGTGGTGAAGGATGAAAGAATCAGGTCGCTCGGTCTTAATCAGGAAATCATACAAAGTCTTGATCCTGAGGTAAATGTAGTCAGTCAAAAAATAACGGAAGCCGGAATTGAAAAAGATAATTCCATAGCAGCCAGCACTATTGCAGGTATTGCCGGTTTTCTGAACTATATGTTTGTTTTTGTTTACGGAAGCCTTGTCCTCAGAGGTATTCATGAAGAAAAGCAAAACCGTATTGTTGAAATCATATTAAGCACAGTCAAACCTTTCGAACTGATGATGGGAAAGATCATCGGTGTGGCATTGGTAGGCCTGACCCAATTTATGCTTTGGGTAGTGTTGATTGCCGGAATAACCATGATAGGTCTTCCTGAAGTAATACAGCAAAGCAATCAGATGTCATTACCAGCTGAAGCTCAGGATATTCTGAATACACTTTCTTCAATCAACTTTCCATTGGTACTTGGGGTATTCGTTTTCTTTTTCATCGGTGGCTACCTGCTTTACAGCTCACTGTTTGCTGCGGTTGCCGCTTCTGTTGATAATCAGGCCGATATGCAGCAGTTTACTGTTCCTTTATCCATTCCCCTTATTATTGCCATGGTTTCCATTAATGCAGTCATTCAGGCACCTAACAGCAGTTTCTCTGTCTGGATGTCGATGATTCCGTTCACCTCACCTGTGATGATGGTAGCGAGGGTTCCGTTGGGAGTCCCTGAATATCAACTTATTATTTCCATGCTGATCATGGTGGCTTCTTTTATTTTTACTACCTGGCTGGCAGCAAAAATTTACAGAATCGGCATTTTAGTCCATGGTTCCAAAATATCTTACCTTCAATTGTGGAAATGGTTATTTTATAAATAACCCTGTTTTGTTTTAATGTTTTATTTTTATTGGCTGAAAAAAACTGTAAATCCGGTAAATTAGTGTAGTTTGCACATTTTAAGCGGAGATTTACTATTTTTGAAAAATTTTCTGAATATTCAGGAGGGATGATATGAGTTATTCAACTGTAATAAAAAGCTGGTATGCGATCATGTTTTTCATGATTTTTTTGCATTCCGGCCCGCTGAAATCCAATACCTTCACGGTGAGCAATACAAATGATTCGGGAGCAGGTAGCCTTCGGAATACTATTCAGGCGGCTTCCTCAGACGATACCATTGTATTTTCCGCAGGTTTGTCGAACGACAGCATTGTTTTGACAAGCGGACAGATAATTATTACCAAAAATCTGGTTTTATTGGGCCCCGGGGCTAAACTTCTTGCCATCAGCGGAGGGAAAAACAGT
This genomic interval carries:
- a CDS encoding ABC transporter ATP-binding protein, whose translation is MNILEVKNISKTYGKKKVLNQISLVVPQGKIYGLLGPNGAGKTTLIRIINQIIASDEGEVWFKGSPMTRNQVEKLGYLPEERGLYTKMKVGEHLIYMAQLRGIKSLNAPKVVKNYMREFDILDWWNMKVEQLSKGMQQKLQFIIAIMHSPDFVILDEPFSGFDPVNAEFIKNKILELKEQGVTFMLSTHRMDSVEELCDHVTLIHKANKVLDGEKHKIKSQFKTNKYEIIYSHTSRPVESETPVFQIISNEKNDNPDWMTLTVSLKPGRTVNELLHYLLDKTEIHAFRELIPGMNEIFISLVKDVENE
- a CDS encoding ABC transporter permease: MNKIGYIIGREYLVRVRKRTFWLLTFLLPVLYGLLIGFSVMMGRNPGIDDQQVNVFDYSGIFNGKLKDSENLHFLYQKTGEEKTFIELLKKSENQHVLVIPEFNIQENVKVELYSAKLAATFISEKVKAEIRQVVKDERIRSLGLNQEIIQSLDPEVNVVSQKITEAGIEKDNSIAASTIAGIAGFLNYMFVFVYGSLVLRGIHEEKQNRIVEIILSTVKPFELMMGKIIGVALVGLTQFMLWVVLIAGITMIGLPEVIQQSNQMSLPAEAQDILNTLSSINFPLVLGVFVFFFIGGYLLYSSLFAAVAASVDNQADMQQFTVPLSIPLIIAMVSINAVIQAPNSSFSVWMSMIPFTSPVMMVARVPLGVPEYQLIISMLIMVASFIFTTWLAAKIYRIGILVHGSKISYLQLWKWLFYK